Genomic segment of Lolium rigidum isolate FL_2022 unplaced genomic scaffold, APGP_CSIRO_Lrig_0.1 contig_60043_1, whole genome shotgun sequence:
AGGCGCAGCGGCGTTCGCGGATGTGGCTGCTGGCGACGGTGACTGGCTCTGCCTGCCTCGCTGCTGATCAGCTCCTGCGGTCCGTACGAAGGTACTGTGCGTGACGGTGCGGCATGGACGACTTGCGTGTCTCTCCTGGATCCATTTCTTGCATCGCGCCAGGCCTCCGATATGGCAAAGATACCAGGACCGTACGTGCGCCCGCGAAAAGATCGGACATGGCACGTACAGGGCGACCTGTGCATGCGTGCGTTGCTGTGGAGCACACGTGATCCGGGTCAGACAATATATATGCACGCGTACATACGCATCCGTTCAAACATGCAACAGTGGTGCCTGGTACGGCCTCTCGCGTTCGCATGCAGTTATTTATTTGGCGCCACTAGTCCCCATGAGTGAGTGTTTCAACTGTTGAACACCTGACGGAAGATTATGCCCAACACTGATGCGTGCGGTGTTTCCACGCAATAGCGACAACTGTTGCAAGGAAAGGAACGTCCGTACCAATTACCAAATAGTACCACCCACGTACCAGCATAGTCGCGCCAATCCAACCTAGCTAGCTAGTACCAAAAATTAGTTGTATTTAGACactacatacatctaaattttatcaAATTTTAAACAACCAtcttaggatggagggagtatatcttaAAGAATAGGGAAAGTTGACGGGGAAAAAAAATCTTTGTCTGCCATAATTCCCACTCGTGCGGCCCCATGTGTGTCATTTAAGGTTGTCCATGTTCGTCCGTGGATACCCATATCCATGATCGATCGTAATCATACAACACAATCCAGTAATACCAGAGTACTTTACTGCCAACATAATGTGAATTGGTAACTACTACCTATATTACAAAATAAGTGTCGTAATTTTATCTAAATACGTACGGGACAAACAACCCGGTCGGCGCTCGACCTTTATTAAGCGGCACACTAGGAGCATGGGGCGAGGCGCGAGAGCAAGGTTTGATTTGGATGCGGCTATTTGGGAGGCATTACGAAAGCAGAGGAAAAATATCAGTTTCGGCCTTTTTTGGTCATCAATACATGCGTAATTAGCATGTGAACAAAAATAGCAAGGAGCCGCTCGATGGAGACTGGATGATTAGTGTCCTATTGAACTAGGATAGGTAGTGTTTACTCTATGATTTTGGTCCGCACCCGATCTAATCTGAAAATGTTGTGTTCATGAAGTAGTTTGCCCATCTACTAATCTGAACCTATGGCAGTAATTCTAACATTTTCAACGATGTCTTATTTTTTCCCATCGGTCTATTTCCTGGCATGTGTTGAATGATATATTGTGTGGAAACTTTTCCATATCAGGCATTTCATAATGCAAGTTTATTAACACGGTGTTATAGGTAAAATGCTTAGAGAAGGGTAAGGTCTCATGTTGTTAACAACCATCCTCCTTTTTAGCTATCCCATGGAAAATTGCATTTCATGACAAACTTGTAAGAATATGCAGCCCGATGTTGGTCGATGTGAGCTAACTAAGGTCTCTGTTCACAAGAATTTAATTAGCTCTGAAATATGTCGCCAAAATATCCAGTTCCTACAATGGAGAAATTCCGATGCGCATCAAGCTAGGCCCTCACCTCAGGATAATGAAAACAAGCATCGAATTTCTATTGATCTGGAGTATTGCATCTCATCATCCCATTCATCTTCTAGCATCCAGCTGTCACCATACTCTTGTTGCATCCCAAAGAAAGGGAGTGGAACAACAGGTTTATCTGGTGCTTGAGGGCCAAGACATCGGTTTCGTAGTCATGCAGAACATAAATAGCTATGACAATGCCATCATAAGTGTTGCACATAGCAAGTGCGTCATCGAGCTCATACAATGACATCCATGGGTACCAACTAGAAAGACAACGCATCAACCGGAATGTCTCAACCTCGGTGTCAAACACAATTATGTTTCTGACGAGATCGCTAGTATAGTATCGTGCTAACAACCAATGCAAGCCGCGTTTGAGGACCAGTGCATTTTTGGTAGAAGCGAAAATCAGGATATTAAAAGTTAGGATGTTTTTGCCGAAGTGACAAATTTATAAGACATTGCTTCTTAATAAGGGAAAGTGTATGTCCACAAGTCCCATCTTGTAGTAATGAAGAGTATTAGTTCTAGCTGATTTTAAGGTGCAAATAATTTGTATGCATCTCTTTTTATTCATCCAAGTTAGATCAAAGATCCAATAGAATAGAGTGGAAGCAGATGGCAGCCGAAATATTGGATAGCATAGATATCCACTCCTTTTGAAGATGATTAATAGGTTGGCCGTACTTTTCACAAAAAAAAGAAGATTactaagactacccacaatggggtTCATAGCTAGTATTATGCGCAACATGATgagtcacatcaattaatgatgaaaaAGATgctagtagtatcataggtagatactagtatcatagcacATAGAACTAGAAAATTCAATTCCAAACaaatcatgtacacaaatttatattataattctacaaatcaataaatataatCAACCTATGGTACTAATAGACACAATGCATTACGAaaatagtatcatatagtagtattatATGTATATTTACCATTGTAACTAGACTAAGCAAATCAACATCAGAACAGAGACCGTTGCGAGGGCAAGAAACTTAGGTCTTCCGCgtctcccaggcggcggcggcggaaattTTTTTCCTGCTCCAATCTCCGGCGTCTGCGTTGGGCCCCTCTCCTTCCGCTTGCCGCTCCGACGGTAGGAGGGAGGGGGACCCCGTTTTTTGCATGGTACTTAGGGCTAGGAGTTCTCTGGCATGGCGcgccgttggggtggtgggagcggcgcccgggcaaataaatctgcctcaactcttcTCCCACACCGGTGTTGTCCTtcatggcggcgtctcggagttggtgGCACTGTGTGCTTGCCGATCTTTCAGATCGGTGGCTTTAGGGTTCATGGATGgtgtcggcgaggcggcggcggcgacggcggcgactccATCAGATGGTTTTTTCCTCCTGCTCTGTCCCCGTTGCTGCGGCGTTGTCTCCAGCGCCAAGGTGGAGCAGAGAGGATTCGTCCAGGAGTACGTGCAGACGGTGGTCTGCACTGGTGATAGCTGGAAGATGGTGCACCTTGTGGTGGGTTCGTGGTTGAAGGCTGATGGTTCTGGTTCCCTACTCTGACTTCGTCGTGCGTGGGTGGcagtgctgaagttcgatggcATGTCCGGGGACATGCTGCCCTGGTCTGATTCTTTCAACGGCAATGGTTTGTCCTATGGCAAACTACGTTGGAGGTCCGAAAAGCTGATGATCAGCGATGGAGCCGCGTCGAGCTCAGGTGAAGAGGTGATCTgtccattttttccttggtggctgCTACGGTGGTGCCAAAGAAGATGAATTGTCACATAGGTTTATCCTATCTTTCCAGATCTGTAAGATCGGTATATACGTACTTTGTATCTCGTCTTTGATTTATCAATGAGAATCGTattaccatgcaaaaaaaaagaaaaaaaaaactaaactaagcagcaaaaagaaatcaaaaataaAATACAAAGGAAACAAAGAGCCGAGCAGGATCTCCCGCACGATCGCTTTAGGAAAGCCGGCCAGTAGATCCGAGATTTCCCTACTTCTCGGTACAGCCTCTTCTcttgattttttctttttttttttattttgaaaaattctaaatttgaaaaacttcAGGTTTGCTAGCAAAAAAATGTTTAGATACGAAAAATATTTGAAATAATTTGTTCTTAGTTTGTTTATTCAGaaacaaaatttgttcaaattctttTTGACTCAAAATAAATTGTttgtaatttttttgttaaatttcTTCAATTTTTTCCTCCAAATAAATTTGTTCATAATTTTTTTGGTCAAAAGcaaaatttgttaatttttttgttttaaaaaaattagaaTAAAAAATGTTCCATAAAATTAAAATGGCAATAAAACATTCAGAAaagcagaaaaagaaagagaagataaAAGGACAGAAAAACGAAAAACCGAAAGAAAACCAGATGAACCGAAGAacagcaaaaaataaaaaaaccactCAAAAACTTCTAGAAAGTTTCCAAAACCACTCAGCCTGTAGGAATCCTTCATACGTGTATGATTTTATTGGAGGAAAAACTAATGAACAAGCTTGTGAAATACGTAATGTGATCAACTGTGAGCGTTCGTGAATTGTGAATTCGTTTTAGTACCCCATAGAACTTATAAGACTAATTAATCACCTATTACTATCGCTTTGGAGCAGCCCTAATAGATTCTCAAAACCACCATTCTGGAAAATTTTGGCTACTTTTGTGTACAAGGCATAGAAAAAAGAACCCGGCTGATACACACAATTTATTTTGCGCATACTACAAACGAGTCTTCGACTCCCTTTTTTCTTGCATATCCAataattcaaaattctggggccACAAAACTTTTTCTTGGAAATGAAAATCCCGCCAACGCCGCCTCCTCATGCGTGAGCTCCTTATCCGGCTAGGCCACTACCTCGAGCATGGTGGACTTTATTAGGCGACTACGCCCACGAGCCAGAGCCATGTATGTGACATAGGCGGCGGGATCTATAGCCTCGCCAGCAGGCACGACGTCAAGAGCAAGGGCTTTGCTGGTGAGTGTTGTGGTCTCCACGGATCGAGCTAGGGCACGGGTGGCTACGCGGGTGGTGTCTAGGTGAGAGTGAGAATGGAGGGGGTGTGGCTGGCAGGCTGGCCCATGGCAAACTAAAGCTCGTGAGAGGCAGACACTCGTGCTGTCGGCGCAACCACAAACCCAGTCCAAAATTGGGTTTGGAATGCATCAAAAAAAGACGTTTTCGTGGGCCACAATCTTACAGTTGGGCCTCCAGTTTAGACTGCCCACACAAGTTGCCTTTTTTTCTCTGAAAAAATTCTGAACCCATGAAGGAGCGTGAGCGCGTTGATTAAGGCTGGCCATGAATTCAAAGTAGATACATGAGAATCAATAGTACTACTACTACCTCCCTTCTcaaatatatatatttttataaaACTAAACTAGCTTTTTCAAAAGAATTATATTTTGGATAAAAAAAGTCATATATTTTGGAATGGAGGTCCATCTTTGCCATAATATAGTGAATCAAAATGGTATAGATAAGAAATTTCAGAAGTAAACCATGTGAACTTTGACCGAGTTTGTACAATAAAATACTATTAGCATCTAGAGTCTACGCACAAGATTTTGGCATAGAGAATAATAACTAGCACACATATAGTGATATAGTTCATGAAGAACAACACGCATATTCCCGGGAACTGTACACACGGCCCCTCACACTAGATTAGCTAGACATCACAAAGGATAGAAACCAGGGCAATTCATTCAGGGCTTGTTTGGCAAAAGCACCTCCACCAAACGAGGCCTCAGTGGACACAGCATGTACATCTGCACGAACCATGCTTGATGTTTAGGATGCCTCGGTCTCTTCTTAGATACTTGCTCTCACCGTAGACTACTCCCGAGCATAGAGCAAGCGTCCCGGCTGCCCATAGAAGCACAAGGTGTCCATGATAGGGGTGGCGAGGTGACCTACAAATGAAGAGTAGATGAGTTACAACATAAGTTACAGTATTAAATCACAAGGAATAAAAACTGCGTCGTATGCAATGATTACCATATCGATATGGGGAAAACCACGCTCATCTTCCAAAATGGCGAGTCGGGTGGAATGATGTCATCTGCGATTGGGGCCGCAGGTTTGGCTATCTGCTGCGAAGAAATTCAGATGCATGGTTTGCGTTACTAACTACATTGAACCATAAATCTGTTTGAAATAGTAGTATAGATATATATAATAGTACAATACAGTTAGCTAGGCGCTACACGACGTCGGATGACAGGTTTAAACAGTGAACCAGGGGTAGAATCGCAACTCAAACATAGCAGTTTCTTTAGCCACTCAATTTCACCGCGCCCAAAGAGTATTGTCCATATCAAATAGAAAAGTACAACTGATTTTGCTAATTACACATCCTGGGAAGAGtcacataccttattattattattaagaGCACTTTGTGATTCGGAGGAACTGAACCGGCGAAGCGAGCTCCCGCCATGGCTAATCCTTGGCAGCACACGCCTCTGTTCCTCCTTGAGGACCGCTGAAGCGGCCGTCGTAAAATACGCCCGAGGTCGCTCAAAGGCGCGACCACAGACCTTCCTCGCAGCAGATCGAAGCGCTGCCGACGCCATCGGAGAGGGGTTTATTCAGATCTCGATTCACCTCGTTTTATTGTCACCGCTGCGTTCCTCGATCCTTTAGTAATATCCTACAGGCTGGGTTGCCCGCATCCGACTGGAACTCCGCCCGCTTGTGCAAAACCGTGTCAATTATGTGTTCGTCTCCGTCTCCATACACTGGTCCGGTTTCTTTTCTGCCCGGGCCGGCCAGCTCTCCACCCTTCTCTCTACATTCTAGTTTCGGTACTAGCCCAAGCCACAAGGCCTGTTAACAATTTTGGTCCCAACGTACACTTCTAGGATCCAGACcacctcgaaaaaaaaaacttcaggATCGAGACcacctcgaaaaaaaaaacttcaggATCGAGAAATTTATTACTTGCTCGCACACTTTCTAAGCTTACACACTGCCAACGTCTCCCTCACGTCCAATCGCAATCGTGTGGTTCGTTTGGGGTAGGGTTATCTTTGGAGAGCTGGTTGATGATAACGGTATTGGAGTATCTCGACGAGATTGGTACTCATGTTCGGCCTCTCTTGATGGTAAAGACCTACACGTTCTTGATTATATTGATGTTTATATGTTTACACCGGCGGCGTAGATTATGGCTATGGAAGCTACGACGGGTCGGAAGCTACTGAGGCTATGCGGCTTTGATTCATTTACTTGTTCTCCCCGATATTCTTGGGTGGATTGGCCAGGCCTTCACGTCATGTTAGGCCTCGTTC
This window contains:
- the LOC124681918 gene encoding uncharacterized protein LOC124681918, with amino-acid sequence MASAALRSAARKVCGRAFERPRAYFTTAASAVLKEEQRRVLPRISHGGSSLRRFSSSESQSALNNNNKQIAKPAAPIADDIIPPDSPFWKMSVVFPISIWSPRHPYHGHLVLLWAAGTLALCSGVVYGESKYLRRDRGILNIKHGSCRCTCCVH